Proteins from one Bartonella sp. HY328 genomic window:
- a CDS encoding urease subunit gamma: MNLTPREKDKLLVAMAAIVARKRLERGVKLNHPEAIALITDFIVEGARDGRSVADLMEAGAHILTRDQVMDGIAEMIYDIQVEATFPDGTKLVTVHHPIR, encoded by the coding sequence ATGAATTTAACACCACGAGAAAAAGATAAGTTATTAGTGGCGATGGCAGCGATTGTTGCGCGTAAACGATTAGAGCGTGGGGTTAAGCTTAATCACCCTGAAGCTATTGCACTTATTACCGATTTTATTGTTGAAGGGGCAAGAGATGGCCGTAGCGTTGCTGACTTGATGGAGGCAGGCGCCCATATCTTAACTCGCGACCAAGTCATGGATGGCATTGCCGAAATGATCTATGATATTCAGGTTGAAGCAACTTTTCCCGATGGTACAAAATTGGTAACGGTGCATCATCCTATTCGTTAG
- a CDS encoding HupE/UreJ family protein, whose protein sequence is MVSFKQKSIILTTMLSATLLQSQLAFAHITSAPHDHNSFFSGFLHPLSGLDHILVMVAVGLWAAQLGGKALWAVPSAFVLAMALGYGLALSHVDLPFVEPAILASTVAIGLLAAIALRVPTAIAVVIVGAFAVFHGAAHGAEIGTATAAAYGLGFALATALLHMAGLAIGLGAGLFFGEYSSKTATRIGGALTALAGLYLSFMA, encoded by the coding sequence ATGGTTTCATTTAAACAAAAATCTATTATTTTAACTACTATGTTAAGCGCAACATTATTGCAATCGCAATTGGCCTTTGCCCATATCACCAGCGCTCCCCATGATCATAATTCTTTTTTTAGTGGATTTTTGCATCCTTTAAGTGGGCTTGATCATATACTTGTCATGGTAGCAGTTGGTTTATGGGCTGCGCAGCTTGGTGGTAAAGCTTTATGGGCCGTTCCATCTGCTTTTGTTCTAGCAATGGCGCTAGGTTATGGTTTGGCTTTATCGCATGTTGATCTACCGTTTGTGGAGCCTGCTATTTTAGCGTCCACCGTTGCTATTGGTCTTTTAGCCGCTATTGCATTACGCGTTCCAACCGCTATTGCTGTTGTCATTGTTGGTGCATTTGCTGTTTTCCATGGCGCGGCCCATGGCGCTGAAATTGGCACTGCTACCGCTGCCGCCTATGGGCTTGGCTTTGCCCTTGCAACGGCCTTATTGCATATGGCAGGTTTAGCTATTGGTCTTGGTGCAGGGCTATTTTTTGGTGAATATAGTTCAAAAACTGCTACGCGTATTGGTGGTGCATTAACCGCACTTGCCGGCTTATACTTAAGCTTCATGGCGTAA
- a CDS encoding urease subunit beta produces MTGKGKNPSKNPSKNPSKFIVGETIVADGDIEMNKGKDFIVLKVGNSGDRPIQVGSHYHFYEVNAALIFDRDAARGMRLDIAPGTAIRFEPGQERDVHLIPFGGNRKIFGFRGQVMGDL; encoded by the coding sequence ATGACTGGCAAAGGTAAAAATCCAAGTAAGAATCCAAGTAAGAACCCAAGTAAATTCATTGTTGGTGAAACCATCGTTGCCGATGGCGATATTGAAATGAATAAGGGGAAGGATTTTATTGTCCTTAAAGTGGGCAATAGTGGTGACCGTCCCATTCAGGTTGGGTCGCATTATCATTTTTATGAAGTCAATGCCGCTTTGATTTTTGACCGCGATGCCGCAAGGGGTATGCGCCTTGATATAGCTCCTGGTACTGCTATTCGTTTTGAGCCGGGACAAGAGCGAGATGTGCATTTAATTCCTTTTGGGGGTAATCGCAAAATATTTGGCTTTCGTGGTCAAGTCATGGGGGATTTATAA
- the ureC gene encoding urease subunit alpha: protein MAHTLSRKAYAQMFGPTTGDRVRLADTELFIEVERDLTTYGEEVKFGGGKVIRDGMGQSQLSNAQGAMDSVITNALIIDYSGIYKADIGLKNGLIAAIGKAGNPDVQDNVTIIIGPGTEIIAGEGRIITAGGVDTHIHYICPQQIEEALCSGVTTMFGGGTGPAHGTLATTCTPGPWHMARMIEAVDNLPMNIGFAGKGNASRPNALIEMVEAGACSLKLHEDWGSTPAAIDNCLSVADDYDVQVMIHTDTLNESGFVEDTVNAFKGRTIHAFHTEGAGGGHAPDIIKVCGFNNVIPASTNPTRPYTENTIAEHLDMLMVCHHLSPKIPEDIAFAESRIRKETIAAEDILHDIGAFSVISSDSQAMGRVGEVIIRTWQTADKMKKQRGSLGDDKLNSDNFRVRRYIAKYTINPALAQGVGHILGSIEIGKRADLVLWSPAFFGVKPDMVLLGGMIAMAQMGDPNGSIPTPQPVHYRPMFGSLGKAVSRTSLTFTSQAAIDHGLQQRLNLEKKLTPVLNTRTVSKASMKLNDHLPHIEVNPETYEVRADGELLICEPADFLPMAQRYFLF from the coding sequence ATGGCTCACACATTAAGCCGTAAAGCCTATGCACAAATGTTCGGCCCCACCACCGGCGACCGCGTCCGCTTAGCTGATACGGAATTATTTATTGAAGTAGAGCGCGATTTAACCACTTATGGTGAAGAGGTTAAGTTTGGCGGCGGCAAGGTTATCCGTGATGGCATGGGGCAAAGCCAATTATCCAACGCCCAAGGCGCAATGGATAGTGTCATTACCAATGCGTTGATTATCGATTATAGCGGAATTTATAAGGCCGATATTGGCTTGAAAAATGGCCTTATCGCTGCAATTGGCAAAGCTGGTAATCCCGATGTGCAGGATAATGTGACAATTATCATTGGCCCTGGGACAGAAATTATAGCAGGTGAGGGACGCATCATTACCGCTGGCGGTGTTGACACCCATATCCATTATATTTGCCCCCAGCAAATTGAAGAAGCCCTATGTTCAGGCGTTACCACGATGTTTGGTGGAGGTACAGGGCCCGCCCATGGTACCCTTGCCACCACCTGTACACCGGGGCCTTGGCATATGGCGCGCATGATAGAAGCGGTTGATAATTTGCCCATGAATATTGGCTTTGCTGGCAAGGGTAATGCATCGCGCCCTAATGCTTTGATTGAAATGGTCGAAGCAGGTGCTTGCTCGTTAAAGCTGCACGAAGATTGGGGATCTACCCCTGCCGCAATTGATAATTGCCTAAGCGTTGCTGATGATTATGATGTACAGGTGATGATCCACACCGATACGTTAAATGAATCGGGTTTTGTGGAAGATACAGTCAATGCCTTTAAGGGGCGCACCATTCACGCTTTTCACACTGAGGGGGCGGGCGGCGGTCATGCGCCTGATATTATTAAGGTCTGCGGCTTTAATAATGTTATTCCTGCGTCCACCAATCCAACGCGCCCTTATACGGAAAATACCATTGCTGAGCATCTTGATATGCTCATGGTATGTCATCATTTATCCCCTAAAATTCCAGAGGATATTGCTTTTGCAGAAAGTCGTATTCGCAAAGAAACCATTGCTGCTGAAGATATTTTGCATGATATAGGTGCTTTTTCAGTTATTTCATCGGATAGTCAGGCAATGGGGCGCGTCGGCGAAGTAATTATCCGCACATGGCAAACTGCTGATAAAATGAAAAAACAGCGTGGTAGCTTGGGTGATGATAAATTAAATAGCGATAATTTTAGGGTGCGCCGTTACATTGCTAAATATACGATCAATCCAGCGCTCGCCCAAGGCGTTGGGCATATTCTTGGTTCAATAGAAATTGGCAAGCGTGCTGATCTTGTTTTATGGTCGCCGGCTTTCTTTGGTGTCAAGCCTGATATGGTGTTGCTTGGTGGCATGATTGCAATGGCGCAAATGGGCGATCCTAATGGCTCTATCCCGACGCCGCAGCCAGTCCATTATCGGCCAATGTTTGGCTCGCTTGGCAAGGCAGTTAGCCGCACAAGCCTTACATTCACCAGCCAAGCTGCAATTGACCATGGTTTGCAGCAAAGGCTCAACCTTGAAAAGAAGCTGACGCCTGTTTTAAACACCCGTACAGTGTCCAAAGCATCGATGAAGCTTAACGATCATCTACCCCATATTGAGGTTAATCCTGAAACTTATGAGGTGCGTGCTGATGGTGAATTGCTTATTTGTGAGCCAGCGGATTTTCTTCCCATGGCACAACGCTATTTTCTATTTTAA
- a CDS encoding urease accessory protein UreE, with the protein MAYKTYRSTKIAQQGDVDSLNISGELNLDHEERHLRRKLLHFDNGDMIMVDLKESVQLHDGSLLQAESGEFFRICAKSEPLYEARAKNPLHLLQLAWHLGNRHLSVEIFKDRITLLRDHVIRAMLEGLGATVREIEAPFQPLHGAYHEHSGGHGSRHHH; encoded by the coding sequence ATGGCTTATAAAACCTATCGCTCGACCAAGATTGCCCAACAAGGTGATGTGGATAGTCTCAATATCTCTGGCGAATTAAACCTTGACCATGAGGAGCGGCATTTACGCCGTAAGCTCTTGCATTTTGATAATGGCGATATGATTATGGTTGATTTAAAGGAAAGCGTGCAGCTTCATGATGGCAGTCTTTTGCAGGCGGAAAGTGGTGAATTTTTCCGTATTTGCGCTAAGAGTGAACCACTTTATGAAGCACGGGCAAAAAATCCGCTACATTTGTTGCAATTGGCTTGGCATCTTGGCAACCGCCATTTATCCGTCGAGATATTTAAAGATCGCATCACTTTGCTGCGCGATCATGTTATTCGCGCTATGTTGGAGGGGCTTGGAGCAACGGTGCGTGAAATTGAAGCGCCGTTTCAACCATTGCATGGTGCCTATCATGAGCATAGTGGCGGGCATGGAAGTAGACATCATCATTAA